One genomic window of Arthrobacter sp. KBS0703 includes the following:
- a CDS encoding aldo/keto reductase — protein MTSSPTLTFNDGKTIPQLGYGVWQVEDDIAEKVVFQAFQAGFRHIDTAKIYGNEAGVGRAIASSGLSPEEIFITTKLWNADQGYESTLAAFEESMERLGLETLDLYLIHWLQPKQDKYVDTWKALIELQKRGRVKSIGVSNFTIEGLQRIIDETGVVPAINQVELHPFFNQSELREFHASKGILTQAWSPLGQGGELLEDATIAAIAGKHGATAAQVVIAWHLAIGNVVIPKSVTEARIRENFEALNVTLDTDDIAAINGLERTAAGAGRIGPDPAVSDFA, from the coding sequence ATGACTTCTTCACCAACACTGACATTCAATGACGGCAAGACCATCCCCCAGCTTGGCTACGGAGTGTGGCAGGTTGAAGACGACATCGCCGAAAAGGTGGTCTTCCAGGCCTTCCAGGCGGGCTTCCGCCACATCGACACGGCAAAAATCTACGGCAACGAGGCCGGTGTCGGCCGGGCCATTGCGAGCTCCGGGCTCTCGCCCGAGGAAATTTTCATCACCACCAAACTCTGGAACGCGGACCAGGGCTACGAGTCGACCCTCGCGGCGTTCGAGGAATCCATGGAGCGCCTCGGCCTGGAAACCCTTGACCTGTACCTGATCCACTGGCTGCAGCCGAAGCAGGACAAGTACGTGGACACGTGGAAGGCGCTCATCGAGCTGCAGAAGCGCGGCAGGGTCAAGTCCATCGGGGTCTCAAACTTCACCATCGAAGGTCTGCAGCGCATCATCGACGAGACCGGAGTGGTACCGGCCATCAACCAGGTGGAGCTGCACCCGTTCTTCAACCAGTCCGAGCTCCGGGAGTTCCATGCGTCAAAGGGCATCCTGACCCAGGCCTGGTCGCCGTTGGGCCAGGGCGGCGAGCTCCTCGAGGACGCCACCATCGCCGCCATCGCAGGCAAGCACGGTGCCACAGCGGCGCAGGTGGTCATCGCCTGGCATCTGGCGATCGGGAACGTGGTCATCCCGAAGTCCGTCACGGAGGCCCGGATTCGCGAGAACTTTGAGGCACTGAATGTCACGCTGGATACCGACGACATCGCGGCGATCAACGGCCTGGAGCGCACCGCGGCAGGCGCCGGGCGGATCGGCCCGGACCCCGCGGTCTCTGACTTCGCCTAA
- a CDS encoding PAS and ANTAR domain-containing protein — MLHNLKTYSFPLGAGEQCPSGTFHLDLASGRCDWSDGLFAIHGYTRGEIVPTPELIMAHKHPEDRGPILELLDEIHSSGGQGALFHRIIDSQGRKHRVLTLAEAVEGQGPVTAIRGVVMDFTQTVAAEVSREAAAAVAGAYANKATIEQAKGIIMGRLDVQANEAFSILAARSQHTNKKLAAVAAELVDAAGQGKLRQTLQCWGELVGSRPYGR, encoded by the coding sequence ATGCTGCACAATCTGAAGACCTATTCGTTTCCGCTCGGCGCTGGAGAGCAATGCCCCTCGGGCACGTTCCACCTGGACCTGGCGTCGGGCCGCTGTGACTGGTCCGACGGCCTGTTCGCCATCCACGGCTATACCCGCGGGGAAATTGTCCCCACGCCGGAACTGATCATGGCCCACAAGCATCCGGAGGACCGCGGACCCATTCTGGAGCTGCTTGATGAAATCCATTCGAGCGGCGGGCAGGGGGCACTCTTCCACCGCATCATCGACAGCCAGGGGCGCAAGCATCGCGTGCTGACCCTGGCCGAGGCCGTAGAAGGCCAAGGACCGGTTACGGCGATCCGCGGCGTGGTGATGGACTTTACCCAGACAGTGGCAGCGGAAGTCAGCCGTGAGGCGGCGGCGGCGGTGGCCGGCGCTTACGCCAACAAGGCGACCATCGAGCAGGCCAAGGGAATCATCATGGGACGCCTGGACGTCCAGGCCAACGAGGCCTTCAGCATCCTTGCGGCCCGGAGCCAGCACACCAACAAGAAACTCGCCGCTGTCGCTGCTGAGCTTGTCGATGCCGCTGGTCAGGGCAAGCTCCGCCAGACACTGCAATGCTGGGGGGAACTCGTGGGTTCGCGTCCATATGGCCGCTGA
- a CDS encoding GlsB/YeaQ/YmgE family stress response membrane protein, with product MGFLGFLLLGLIAGAIAKAILPGRQGGGWLLTLVLGVVGAILGGWIGSLIFGGGLGEFFDLRTWLLSILGAVIVLLVFGAVTRRSRV from the coding sequence ATGGGATTTCTCGGTTTTCTCCTGCTCGGCCTGATTGCAGGGGCCATAGCCAAAGCCATTCTTCCGGGACGGCAGGGCGGCGGGTGGCTGCTGACCCTTGTCCTGGGCGTTGTCGGGGCGATACTCGGCGGCTGGATCGGCTCCCTGATCTTCGGCGGGGGTCTTGGCGAATTCTTTGACCTCAGGACTTGGCTGCTTTCCATCCTTGGCGCCGTCATCGTGCTGCTGGTCTTCGGTGCAGTCACCCGCAGGAGCCGGGTCTGA
- a CDS encoding cysteine hydrolase family protein, protein MTTLPDRPNTALMVIDVQRGVVSDVHERDSVIANIGMLVDKAREAGAPIVWIQHSDEQLERGNDAWEYVPELSRQDPEPLVHKTFADSFEDTDLEDVLANAGVGRLVVAGAQTDECIRSTIHGAFVRGYDVTLVGDAHTTEDQTAWGAPTPDKVIAHTNLYWKYHTAPGRTAQVTDAKDVTFTA, encoded by the coding sequence ATGACCACGCTGCCAGATCGACCCAACACCGCCTTGATGGTCATCGACGTCCAGAGGGGCGTCGTGTCCGATGTTCACGAGCGCGACTCGGTCATCGCCAACATCGGCATGCTCGTCGACAAGGCGCGGGAGGCAGGCGCCCCGATCGTCTGGATCCAGCACTCCGACGAGCAGTTGGAGCGGGGGAACGACGCCTGGGAATATGTCCCGGAGCTGTCACGCCAGGATCCGGAACCGTTGGTGCACAAGACGTTTGCGGACTCCTTCGAAGACACCGATCTGGAGGACGTCCTGGCCAATGCCGGAGTCGGGCGCCTGGTCGTCGCTGGCGCCCAGACGGATGAATGCATCCGGTCCACGATCCACGGGGCCTTCGTTCGCGGCTACGACGTCACGCTCGTCGGCGATGCCCACACGACCGAGGATCAGACGGCGTGGGGCGCCCCGACGCCGGACAAAGTCATTGCACACACGAACCTGTACTGGAAGTACCACACGGCTCCGGGCCGCACCGCCCAGGTCACGGACGCTAAAGACGTGACGTTCACCGCCTGA